The Mucilaginibacter terrenus genome has a segment encoding these proteins:
- the ppk1 gene encoding polyphosphate kinase 1 — protein MHKYFDRDLSWLKFNGRVLEEAANPAVPLLERIKFLAIYSSNLDEFYRVRMPVLRALRKIGEKKSNDIDAEKQEDLLQKASDMILAQQNHFGHLLTTQLIPQLRERKIELLYNQSIPQQLQQEVSSYFLAEVLAFLQPVYLKDSGSFFPENNKLYFLVELEEEGKEKLVLLNVPSESLPRFYSLKADDTQYICFLDDVIRTNMDKLFRKAEVKNCYSFKITRDAELDIKDEYPGDLSEQIERQLAKRDQGYATRFLYQADMPMRIIDALSNFLNLNKPTAVEGGRYHNLKDFSSLPISGGDLSYPKWPAAAVADVSTEEPLIDVISKKDLLVSTPYQSYDMVLRFFNEAANNPDVEEISVTLYRVASDSRIVNALISGAKNGKKVRVVVELKARFDEANNLRWAKKMKAAGVDIIYSVTALKVHAKIALVKTRKNDRTQYSGLLATGNFNEGTARFYTDHILFTTSHKLLREMELLFIFLAKREKPSKENFIKFEHLLVAQFNLQDCFLEMIDREIANAKNGLPASIVIKMNNLEETDMIKRLYKASQAGVKVQLIVRSICRLIPGVSNFSENITVTRIVDRYLEHGRVFLFENNGMPELYMGSADWMNRNIHNRIEVCFPVLDEAVKQQVIDLINLQLKDNVQAVSIDSNLNDVKPPAGTEMVRSQEAIYNYLNSKM, from the coding sequence ATGCATAAGTATTTCGACCGCGATCTCAGCTGGCTCAAGTTTAACGGGCGCGTGCTTGAAGAAGCGGCAAACCCGGCTGTGCCTTTGCTGGAGCGCATTAAGTTCCTGGCTATATATTCGTCCAACCTGGATGAGTTTTACCGGGTGCGCATGCCGGTGCTGCGTGCGCTCCGTAAAATTGGTGAGAAAAAAAGCAACGACATAGACGCCGAAAAGCAGGAAGACCTGTTACAGAAAGCGTCGGATATGATCCTGGCTCAGCAAAACCATTTTGGTCATTTGCTTACCACACAGCTTATACCACAGCTAAGGGAGCGTAAGATAGAATTGTTATATAATCAGTCTATCCCGCAGCAATTACAGCAGGAGGTAAGCAGCTATTTCCTCGCAGAGGTGCTGGCATTCCTGCAGCCGGTGTACCTTAAAGATAGTGGCAGCTTTTTCCCGGAGAACAACAAGCTTTATTTCCTGGTAGAACTTGAAGAAGAAGGTAAAGAGAAGCTGGTGCTGTTGAATGTACCGTCTGAAAGTTTGCCCCGCTTTTACTCGCTTAAAGCTGATGACACACAGTACATCTGTTTCCTGGATGATGTTATCCGCACTAATATGGACAAGCTGTTCCGCAAAGCGGAGGTGAAAAACTGCTACAGCTTTAAGATAACCCGCGATGCCGAGCTGGATATCAAAGATGAATACCCGGGAGATTTATCTGAGCAGATAGAGCGGCAGCTCGCCAAGCGCGATCAGGGTTACGCTACCCGGTTTTTATACCAGGCAGACATGCCGATGCGTATTATAGATGCGCTAAGTAATTTCTTAAACCTCAACAAGCCCACAGCGGTAGAAGGCGGACGGTACCATAATCTAAAAGACTTTAGTTCGCTGCCTATTAGTGGCGGTGATTTATCCTATCCTAAATGGCCCGCAGCAGCCGTTGCAGATGTTTCTACCGAAGAGCCGCTGATTGATGTGATCTCAAAGAAAGACCTGCTGGTGAGCACGCCATACCAATCTTATGACATGGTGCTGCGTTTCTTTAACGAAGCGGCAAACAACCCCGATGTAGAGGAAATAAGCGTGACCCTGTACCGCGTAGCAAGCGACTCCCGCATCGTCAATGCCTTGATCAGCGGAGCAAAGAATGGTAAAAAGGTGCGCGTGGTAGTGGAGCTAAAAGCCCGTTTTGATGAGGCAAACAACCTGCGCTGGGCCAAGAAAATGAAAGCCGCTGGTGTGGATATCATCTACAGTGTTACTGCCTTAAAGGTACATGCAAAGATAGCCCTGGTGAAAACCCGTAAAAACGATCGAACGCAATATTCGGGTTTGCTGGCCACCGGTAACTTTAATGAGGGTACCGCAAGATTTTACACAGATCACATTCTATTCACCACCAGCCACAAGCTGCTGCGCGAAATGGAGCTGCTGTTCATTTTTTTGGCAAAGAGAGAAAAGCCGTCCAAAGAAAACTTTATAAAGTTTGAGCATTTACTGGTCGCGCAGTTTAACCTGCAGGACTGCTTTCTGGAGATGATCGACCGCGAGATAGCCAATGCTAAAAACGGTTTACCTGCAAGCATCGTCATCAAGATGAATAACCTGGAGGAGACGGATATGATCAAGCGGCTGTACAAAGCCTCACAGGCAGGGGTGAAGGTGCAGCTTATCGTACGCAGTATATGCCGGCTTATACCAGGTGTAAGCAATTTCAGCGAGAATATTACGGTTACCCGGATTGTGGATCGCTACCTGGAGCATGGCCGTGTGTTTTTGTTTGAGAACAATGGTATGCCTGAGCTTTATATGGGGTCTGCTGACTGGATGAACCGCAACATTCACAACCGTATAGAGGTGTGTTTCCCGGTACTTGACGAAGCGGTTAAACAGCAGGTAATTGACCTGATTAACCTTCAACTGAAGGATAATGTGCAGGCAGTATCAATAGACAGTAATTTAAATGATGTAAAGCCACCTGCAGGCACAGAAATGGTCCGTTCGCAGGAAGCTATCTATAATTACCTTAATAGCAAGATGTAA
- a CDS encoding Pycsar system effector family protein, with protein sequence MNYQHLLKQVNEYVLAYYSAHADPRLIYHDLKHTETVASRAIEIANHYQLNDRDYFVVATASWFHDTGYMLDIKQHEEHSALLAETFLKTIGVSDSDIKDVKGCIMATKMPQSPNNLMEKIICDADLYHLGTAEFDETDKLLRKETNILHGTDLSKREWRRKSIGFLAAHHYHTDYAQVLLNGAKQRKIEELKEKVALADKKSPEENIVEVAKKDDKKEDKKDDKKEDKKSDKPKVTVEIDPVTGLKRRLEEPKKGIETMFRISSTNHQRLSDMADNKAHIMITVNSIILSAIISLVLRRLSDNQFLIVPTFILLAISLLTIIFSILATRPSIPEGVFSRKDVDNRSVNLLFFGNFYKMSLEEYNYGMEKMMDDKEFLYGSLIKDLYAQGVVLGKKYRLLRIAYNIFMFGLIVSVLAFILSSTFFADKPII encoded by the coding sequence ATGAATTACCAACATCTGTTAAAACAGGTTAACGAGTATGTGTTAGCCTATTATAGTGCCCATGCCGATCCCCGCCTGATCTATCACGACCTGAAGCACACCGAAACCGTGGCCAGCCGCGCCATTGAAATTGCTAACCATTACCAGCTTAACGACCGCGACTACTTTGTGGTGGCCACCGCTTCGTGGTTTCATGATACCGGCTATATGCTGGATATAAAACAGCACGAAGAACACAGCGCGCTGCTTGCAGAAACCTTTTTGAAAACCATAGGTGTAAGTGACAGCGATATTAAAGATGTTAAGGGTTGCATCATGGCTACAAAAATGCCGCAATCGCCTAACAACCTTATGGAAAAGATAATCTGCGATGCGGACCTTTATCATTTAGGAACAGCCGAATTCGATGAAACCGATAAACTATTGCGTAAGGAAACCAATATTTTGCACGGTACCGACCTGAGCAAACGCGAGTGGCGCCGTAAAAGTATTGGCTTTTTGGCCGCCCATCATTATCATACCGATTACGCCCAGGTATTGCTTAACGGTGCAAAGCAACGCAAGATTGAAGAGCTTAAAGAGAAAGTAGCACTAGCTGATAAAAAATCCCCCGAAGAAAACATAGTAGAAGTGGCAAAAAAAGACGATAAGAAAGAAGACAAAAAGGACGATAAAAAAGAAGATAAAAAAAGTGACAAGCCTAAAGTTACTGTAGAGATTGACCCGGTGACCGGCCTTAAAAGAAGGCTGGAAGAACCTAAAAAGGGGATAGAGACCATGTTCAGGATCAGCTCTACTAACCATCAGCGTTTAAGCGACATGGCCGATAATAAGGCCCATATCATGATAACGGTTAACTCAATTATCCTTTCTGCCATTATCAGTTTAGTGCTGCGCAGATTAAGCGATAACCAGTTTCTTATTGTACCAACCTTTATATTACTGGCTATCAGCTTGCTAACTATCATATTCTCCATACTGGCTACCAGGCCATCTATCCCTGAAGGGGTTTTCTCTCGTAAAGATGTAGACAACAGGAGCGTGAACCTGCTGTTCTTTGGCAACTTCTATAAAATGTCGCTGGAGGAATACAATTATGGTATGGAAAAGATGATGGATGATAAAGAGTTTCTGTACGGCAGCTTGATCAAAGACCTTTATGCCCAAGGTGTTGTGCTGGGGAAGAAATATCGCCTGTTGCGCATAGCTTATAATATATTCATGTTCGGCCTTATCGTATCGGTACTGGCCTTTATACTTTCCTCAACGTTTTTTGCTGATAAACCTATTATATAA
- a CDS encoding phosphatase PAP2 family protein, translating to MNVTFRIRYFFLQLILQGVVLTAVCSKARAQADTIPTNKPAVVVAPKDNFIQRFDDRTLISLALSRTPAQTPVMRFLSTNYRYFEVGVPAGLLIGGILSNDRNMRENAGYVASSTLISYGFTMLVKTLVKRPRPFVRNLRIVPVYIAGESSFPSGHTSSSFATATALSSAYPKWYVIGPSFLWAGATSYSRMYLGVHYPTDVLGGAVLGTGSALLLKGPLKQP from the coding sequence ATGAATGTTACTTTTCGCATCCGCTACTTTTTTCTGCAACTTATTTTACAGGGCGTTGTACTTACAGCCGTTTGCAGCAAAGCCAGGGCACAGGCAGATACCATCCCTACTAATAAACCCGCCGTTGTGGTGGCACCTAAAGATAACTTTATACAACGGTTTGACGACCGAACGCTGATAAGTCTTGCACTAAGCAGAACGCCGGCTCAAACACCGGTAATGCGCTTCCTGTCTACCAACTACCGCTATTTTGAAGTTGGGGTACCGGCCGGTTTGCTTATCGGCGGCATATTAAGCAACGACCGCAACATGCGCGAGAACGCCGGCTACGTTGCCAGCAGCACGCTTATTAGTTACGGCTTTACCATGCTGGTTAAAACATTAGTAAAAAGGCCCCGCCCGTTTGTGCGTAACCTGCGTATAGTACCCGTATATATTGCGGGCGAAAGCTCGTTCCCTTCCGGGCACACTTCCAGCAGCTTTGCTACGGCAACGGCCCTATCCAGTGCTTACCCAAAATGGTATGTCATAGGCCCATCATTCCTTTGGGCAGGTGCAACCAGTTACTCACGCATGTACCTTGGGGTACACTACCCTACCGATGTACTGGGCGGTGCGGTATTGGGTACCGGCTCGGCCTTACTACTTAAGGGGCCGCTAAAGCAGCCTTAA
- a CDS encoding putative sensor domain DACNV-containing protein — protein MLSEPTYLPARMVASVIEAHFKTHLDKAVGTDAVNIATAPDSTIIEAVIDIGFWASLRREEGHSPQISLALLSPDQSEKPLIFGQKLRLTPQNLIKLAPAVEQPGIHLGVWPEGDDLFIWGTTHSIPAICFVLEVVEPGLLVIKHKRIGGFGKYVNVAVLHGDQIKVLDEVTMGVADCPVLLKSLANMPLPSFMGESFNVLVQLAASMRVHGKGGLVGIVPTGTEKWMESVVHPVKYPVLPPYGAIPDLMMRPESEKKKLEWQEALLQAIDLIGGFTAVDGATIITNDYDLLAFGAKIARAENSMPVGQIVVTEPVAGAKATKLHPAQNGGTRHLAAAQFVYDQNDAIALVASQDGQFTVFAWSEDMQMVHAHRIDVLLL, from the coding sequence ATGCTGTCTGAACCTACTTATCTTCCTGCCCGCATGGTGGCATCTGTTATAGAGGCCCACTTTAAAACACATCTTGATAAGGCTGTTGGCACTGATGCTGTTAACATTGCTACCGCGCCGGACAGTACAATCATAGAGGCCGTGATAGATATTGGTTTTTGGGCCAGCTTACGCCGCGAGGAGGGCCACTCGCCGCAGATCTCGCTGGCATTGTTAAGTCCTGATCAGTCGGAAAAGCCGCTGATATTCGGACAAAAGTTAAGACTTACCCCGCAGAACCTGATTAAACTGGCACCTGCTGTAGAGCAACCCGGCATCCACCTTGGTGTATGGCCCGAAGGTGATGACCTGTTTATTTGGGGTACTACGCACAGCATACCTGCAATTTGTTTTGTGCTGGAAGTGGTAGAACCCGGCCTGCTGGTTATTAAACACAAGCGCATTGGTGGCTTTGGCAAGTATGTAAACGTAGCCGTGCTGCACGGCGATCAGATTAAGGTACTGGATGAAGTAACCATGGGCGTTGCAGATTGCCCCGTGTTGCTTAAATCACTGGCGAATATGCCCCTGCCCTCATTTATGGGCGAATCTTTTAACGTGCTGGTACAGCTTGCCGCATCTATGCGCGTGCATGGTAAAGGCGGCCTGGTGGGCATAGTACCTACGGGCACCGAAAAGTGGATGGAATCTGTTGTGCACCCGGTTAAGTACCCGGTATTGCCTCCTTACGGTGCCATACCCGACTTGATGATGCGACCTGAAAGTGAAAAGAAAAAACTGGAGTGGCAGGAAGCATTGCTGCAGGCTATCGACCTTATAGGTGGCTTTACAGCAGTAGATGGTGCAACCATCATCACCAATGATTATGACCTGCTGGCCTTTGGCGCAAAGATAGCCCGGGCAGAGAACAGCATGCCGGTTGGACAAATTGTCGTGACGGAACCGGTCGCGGGTGCCAAAGCGACAAAACTGCACCCGGCGCAAAACGGCGGCACACGGCATTTAGCTGCGGCACAATTTGTGTATGATCAGAACGACGCTATTGCACTGGTAGCTTCGCAGGATGGGCAGTTTACGGTATTTGCATGGTCTGAAGACATGCAGATGGTACACGCCCACCGCATAGATGTTTTATTGTTGTAA
- a CDS encoding GAF domain-containing protein: protein MNLNLRSESPFKLQISFHKVIEHFEEIAANESGASADYARAILKEIAPYPELRDGITHKDQIVKNIGVIEQLLKSLFPPVLSNNEIKAVSIPFQDILFNQSERFKNILENAGTEFKIDFRDLNDHEFYILSCCIILDEFYGTHFNFSKPLYFDIPTGEGIIKHYRILYNAEFLEITPTEKAVTLTPEDIELLRDNYNNIDLWKEKFPPNSWLLNGFAIVNLYDSTVESAVSSLKGTLLGREGINSGNSAYDEVQSVFRSIYRIPDLRVGFICFDPDEHKFSLPTFSDQMTSFLLPDDLEEEFCNDSLCMNSLRNVVDDKVYFAVSDVTKFLAQNPTSILAHRFKSQNINSFILAPVIKDGKMLGILELVTSHKGELNSINANQLDVVMPFITDTIDRKFTELQNQVQAIIQDEYTSIHPSVHWKFKNEVNKYLQFKRQHKPYNLKEITFNNVYPLYGQIDIKGSSETRNNSLQADLQNQLKSAISLIEKLKKSSGIDLLAAVAQRLKAYRIELETAVKADTEQQIQNYFEKQVHPIFEQALILKTEHCARIEKYFEDAGKMGDFHLQRRKYETTVAIINSRMSAMLDRWQVEAQATYPHYFERFKTDGVEHNLYIGKEIAPTVDFEMKQVYNLRLWQIQVLCEMELEHHFNREILPYPLEVTSLILAFSNPLSIRFRMDEKRFDVDGTYNARFEIVKKRIDKACIKGTHERITSIGKLTVVYTNKDEEKEYLNYIRFLQKKGMLDSEVEMLDVEDLQGISGLKALRVKICYESSLPEKKCYTYDELLKEIDPEEEIDHQNSSVPNTPLL from the coding sequence ATGAATCTCAATCTCAGATCAGAAAGTCCTTTTAAACTGCAAATATCCTTTCACAAGGTTATTGAGCACTTTGAGGAGATTGCCGCTAACGAAAGCGGTGCTTCGGCAGATTATGCCCGGGCTATACTGAAAGAGATAGCCCCTTACCCTGAACTACGCGACGGCATTACGCATAAAGATCAAATTGTTAAAAACATTGGTGTTATTGAACAGCTTCTTAAAAGCTTGTTCCCGCCGGTGTTAAGCAACAACGAGATAAAGGCTGTAAGTATCCCTTTCCAGGATATTCTGTTTAACCAGTCCGAGCGTTTTAAAAATATTCTGGAAAACGCTGGTACAGAATTCAAGATTGATTTCAGAGACCTGAACGACCATGAGTTCTACATCCTATCGTGCTGTATTATACTGGATGAATTTTACGGTACGCACTTTAACTTTTCCAAGCCCCTGTATTTTGATATACCAACCGGTGAGGGCATAATAAAACATTACCGCATACTTTACAATGCCGAGTTTCTTGAAATTACCCCTACCGAAAAAGCTGTAACGCTTACACCGGAGGATATAGAGCTGCTTAGGGACAATTACAACAATATTGACCTTTGGAAAGAAAAGTTCCCGCCCAACAGCTGGTTGTTAAATGGGTTTGCTATAGTTAACCTGTATGATTCTACTGTAGAAAGCGCCGTATCATCATTAAAAGGCACCCTGCTTGGGCGCGAAGGCATAAACAGCGGTAACAGCGCTTACGACGAAGTACAAAGCGTATTCCGCTCTATTTACCGCATACCCGATCTGCGGGTGGGCTTTATATGCTTTGATCCGGACGAACACAAGTTTAGCCTGCCAACCTTTAGTGATCAGATGACCAGCTTTTTACTGCCGGATGACCTGGAAGAAGAGTTTTGCAACGATTCACTTTGCATGAACTCGCTTAGGAACGTGGTGGACGATAAAGTTTACTTCGCGGTATCTGATGTAACCAAATTCCTGGCGCAAAACCCTACCAGTATTTTGGCGCACCGGTTTAAGAGTCAAAACATAAACAGCTTTATACTTGCACCTGTTATTAAAGACGGAAAGATGCTTGGCATACTGGAGCTTGTTACCAGCCATAAGGGCGAATTGAACAGCATAAACGCTAACCAGCTTGATGTGGTAATGCCGTTTATAACAGATACCATCGACCGCAAATTTACCGAGCTACAAAACCAGGTGCAGGCCATTATACAGGACGAATACACCAGTATACACCCAAGCGTGCACTGGAAGTTTAAGAACGAAGTAAACAAGTACCTGCAATTTAAACGGCAGCACAAACCGTATAATTTAAAGGAGATCACCTTTAACAACGTGTACCCGCTGTACGGGCAGATAGATATTAAAGGATCATCTGAAACGCGCAACAACAGTTTACAGGCCGACCTGCAGAACCAGCTTAAATCGGCAATAAGCCTGATAGAGAAACTAAAAAAATCATCGGGGATAGATTTGCTTGCAGCAGTGGCACAACGGCTTAAAGCTTACCGGATTGAGCTGGAAACTGCTGTGAAAGCAGACACCGAACAACAGATACAAAACTACTTTGAAAAGCAGGTGCACCCTATTTTTGAGCAGGCGCTGATACTTAAGACAGAACACTGCGCACGCATTGAAAAATATTTTGAAGATGCAGGCAAAATGGGCGATTTCCATCTGCAGCGCCGTAAATACGAGACTACGGTAGCTATAATTAATTCGCGCATGTCGGCCATGCTCGACAGGTGGCAGGTAGAAGCTCAGGCAACCTATCCGCATTACTTTGAGCGTTTTAAAACAGACGGCGTAGAGCACAACCTATATATAGGTAAAGAAATAGCGCCTACTGTGGACTTTGAGATGAAACAGGTTTACAACCTGCGCCTGTGGCAAATACAGGTGTTATGCGAAATGGAGCTGGAGCATCATTTTAACCGTGAAATTTTGCCGTACCCGTTGGAAGTTACATCGCTTATACTGGCCTTTAGCAACCCACTCTCCATCCGCTTCCGAATGGACGAAAAACGGTTTGATGTTGACGGAACCTATAACGCCCGCTTTGAAATAGTTAAGAAAAGAATAGACAAGGCTTGCATTAAAGGCACACACGAACGGATAACATCTATCGGCAAACTCACTGTTGTTTATACCAATAAGGATGAGGAAAAGGAATACCTTAACTACATCCGTTTTCTACAGAAAAAAGGCATGCTGGACAGTGAGGTAGAAATGCTGGACGTTGAAGACCTGCAGGGTATTTCGGGCCTGAAAGCACTACGTGTAAAGATATGTTACGAAAGCAGCCTGCCCGAAAAGAAATGCTATACCTATGACGAACTGTTGAAAGAGATTGATCCTGAAGAAGAGATAGATCATCAGAACTCCAGCGTACCAAACACCCCGCTTTTATAA
- a CDS encoding pirin family protein, whose product MKKKIQHILAGREKQITKEESVLQPLPHKDFRFANPFIVLHHMRPKQIEPGQQVRLHPHPHRGFAPVTFMLQGEGYHKDSIGNNELISAGGVQWMFAGKGILHSEGPSERISRDGGVNELLQLWINVPQAHKFDEPFYQSATREQQPAVLQQDGVDLRLASGSFDGHTGPLKSFTPVVSIAGNISSGKTVQLTATPGYWTLLYIAKGSLCINQESIKAYNLIVFEKDNDEIILTAEEDATILYLSGEPIEETISARDNFVMNTPAEIDQAIADYKSGVFGTLEF is encoded by the coding sequence ATGAAAAAGAAGATACAGCACATACTTGCCGGCCGTGAAAAGCAAATCACTAAGGAAGAGTCTGTTTTGCAGCCGCTGCCGCACAAGGATTTTAGGTTTGCTAATCCCTTTATTGTGTTGCATCACATGCGGCCAAAGCAGATAGAGCCCGGGCAGCAGGTACGCCTGCACCCGCATCCGCACCGTGGTTTTGCGCCTGTTACATTCATGCTGCAGGGCGAAGGTTATCATAAAGATAGCATCGGCAATAACGAGCTCATCAGTGCCGGTGGGGTGCAGTGGATGTTTGCCGGTAAGGGCATTCTCCATAGCGAGGGGCCGTCCGAACGTATTTCGCGTGACGGAGGCGTTAACGAACTGCTGCAACTTTGGATAAATGTACCACAGGCACACAAATTTGATGAACCTTTTTATCAGTCGGCCACAAGAGAACAGCAGCCTGCAGTATTGCAGCAGGATGGGGTAGACCTCAGGCTGGCAAGCGGCAGCTTTGATGGGCATACCGGTCCGCTAAAAAGCTTTACACCAGTTGTAAGTATTGCAGGCAATATATCGAGTGGAAAAACCGTGCAGCTTACGGCAACGCCCGGCTACTGGACACTGTTATACATTGCGAAGGGCAGCCTTTGCATTAACCAGGAAAGCATAAAAGCGTATAACCTTATTGTATTTGAGAAGGATAACGACGAGATCATTCTTACTGCAGAAGAGGATGCTACTATACTTTACCTGTCAGGTGAGCCCATTGAAGAAACAATATCTGCACGCGACAACTTTGTAATGAACACACCTGCGGAAATAGATCAGGCAATTGCCGATTATAAAAGCGGGGTGTTTGGTACGCTGGAGTTCTGA
- a CDS encoding Crp/Fnr family transcriptional regulator: protein MGFSPILANVSKHIALTPEETDLFTSIIHYKKVKRRQYVLEEGEVNNRLTFVTSGCLRSYAVDKNGGEHVLQFAPAGWWIVDMRSLLNQEPARLNIDAIEESEIFFIYKKDMDDLREKVPAFERFGRIIAEKAMATYQHRQVDNMILNAMERYTNFCQLYPSLIVSLPQKQVASYIGVTPEFLSKMLNTVVMK, encoded by the coding sequence ATGGGTTTTTCACCTATCCTCGCAAACGTTTCTAAGCACATAGCTCTTACCCCGGAGGAGACCGATCTGTTCACTTCCATTATCCATTACAAAAAAGTGAAACGCCGCCAGTACGTGCTGGAAGAAGGCGAGGTAAACAACCGGTTGACTTTCGTCACCAGCGGTTGCCTGCGCAGCTACGCGGTTGATAAGAATGGCGGCGAACACGTTTTACAATTTGCACCCGCAGGCTGGTGGATAGTTGATATGCGCAGCTTATTGAACCAGGAGCCTGCACGCCTTAACATTGATGCAATTGAGGAAAGCGAGATATTTTTCATCTACAAAAAGGATATGGATGACTTGCGTGAGAAAGTCCCCGCGTTTGAACGCTTTGGACGCATAATCGCGGAAAAAGCAATGGCTACTTACCAGCACAGGCAGGTTGATAACATGATACTAAATGCAATGGAACGCTATACCAACTTCTGCCAGTTGTACCCGTCGCTTATTGTGTCGTTACCCCAGAAGCAGGTAGCCTCTTACATTGGTGTTACACCGGAGTTTTTAAGCAAAATGCTGAACACCGTGGTAATGAAATAG
- a CDS encoding MarR family transcriptional regulator, whose product MAAESIDNLDVSKRITCKLVYLLKRSIDEWSMKKLCRMDNPDFNNAHIPFFMSIGTTGITNNSLASKLNVSKQAASKIVKELEATGMVRSEKSPEDARAVMLYLTEKGEKFYNHLKNQVEHLENEYKKVVGVKNYEAAIDVMLKLVKFHENYNCGGE is encoded by the coding sequence ATGGCAGCAGAGAGTATAGATAACCTCGATGTTTCTAAGCGTATTACCTGTAAACTGGTATACCTGCTTAAAAGATCGATTGATGAATGGAGCATGAAAAAGCTCTGCCGTATGGACAACCCCGACTTCAACAACGCTCATATACCTTTCTTTATGAGCATTGGCACCACGGGTATTACCAATAACTCCCTGGCTTCCAAGCTGAATGTAAGTAAGCAGGCTGCCAGCAAGATAGTTAAGGAACTGGAAGCTACCGGTATGGTCAGGAGCGAGAAAAGCCCCGAAGATGCCCGCGCGGTGATGCTATACCTTACCGAAAAAGGTGAGAAGTTTTACAACCATCTTAAGAATCAGGTAGAGCATCTTGAGAACGAATACAAGAAAGTAGTAGGGGTAAAAAACTACGAAGCTGCCATTGACGTGATGCTGAAACTTGTAAAGTTTCATGAAAATTATAACTGCGGGGGCGAGTAA